From Desulfonatronum thioautotrophicum, the proteins below share one genomic window:
- a CDS encoding Nif3-like dinuclear metal center hexameric protein produces MQVRALIAEIEALAPPHWAAAWDQSGVQAAVERQDVRRLGVGLDPTPEMIEQALAWGADFLLVHHPVAMKPELPARENGYAKVLGMVFRHNVWLYAAHTSLDVQPRGPVRWLARELGLENLGVLEETGRRAGRWFRILGHAGQLEELARNLAEYPGVEVYPCGARALEVVAAPGSDHQIFRAVSEGGGLLHVVSQELDMPVEPLGFGFVGDLGQPLPWNAFAANLERILGGPPRSLAGEAPVMVRRVACCPGSGASLLGRVGQTGAQVYVTGDVKYHDAQAAREQGILVVDVGHFALEERMMREFAETLRHILAPQGVDVAFFVGSDPLRRGYGNGHSGFGEKHPQ; encoded by the coding sequence ATGCAGGTTCGGGCCCTGATAGCTGAGATAGAGGCGTTGGCGCCACCGCACTGGGCGGCGGCCTGGGACCAAAGCGGGGTGCAGGCTGCTGTCGAGAGGCAAGATGTGCGCAGGTTGGGTGTTGGTTTGGATCCGACACCTGAGATGATCGAACAGGCCCTGGCCTGGGGGGCGGATTTTCTTTTGGTGCACCACCCCGTGGCCATGAAGCCGGAACTGCCTGCCCGGGAGAATGGGTATGCCAAGGTGCTGGGAATGGTGTTTCGGCATAATGTCTGGCTCTATGCCGCGCATACAAGTCTGGATGTCCAGCCCCGCGGGCCGGTACGCTGGCTGGCGCGGGAATTGGGTTTGGAAAATCTCGGGGTTCTTGAGGAAACCGGGCGGCGTGCGGGGCGGTGGTTTCGGATTTTGGGGCATGCCGGGCAGCTTGAAGAGCTTGCCCGAAACCTCGCCGAATATCCGGGCGTCGAGGTCTATCCGTGCGGGGCACGGGCATTGGAGGTGGTGGCCGCCCCAGGAAGCGACCACCAGATCTTTCGAGCCGTTTCCGAGGGGGGGGGGCTGCTGCATGTGGTCTCCCAGGAACTGGACATGCCTGTAGAACCTCTCGGGTTCGGTTTCGTGGGGGATTTAGGGCAGCCTTTGCCCTGGAACGCCTTTGCCGCGAACCTGGAGCGGATTCTGGGAGGACCTCCAAGGAGTCTGGCCGGGGAAGCACCGGTCATGGTGCGCCGGGTAGCATGCTGTCCAGGATCCGGGGCTTCGCTGCTGGGGCGGGTCGGCCAGACAGGGGCGCAGGTTTATGTGACCGGCGACGTGAAATATCACGATGCCCAGGCCGCACGGGAGCAGGGGATTTTGGTGGTGGACGTGGGTCACTTTGCCCTTGAGGAGCGAATGATGCGGGAATTCGCCGAGACGCTTCGGCACATCCTGGCTCCCCAGGGAGTGGACGTGGCTTTTTTTGTTGGAAGCGACCCTTTGCGCCGAGGGTATGGCAATGGCCACTCGGGTTTTGGGGAAAAGCATCCGCAATGA
- a CDS encoding zinc ribbon domain-containing protein encodes MYLKQVEQLVALQMIDDEIMQLNTFLKSAPAEMERMESRLLELKETVAHLKETIAMIVTQRDQLDRDIEDTGMKIKKSKNKLMMVNNSKEHQAMMREIDNLEKTNRGREEEKISLLEELARQEESLAASQSELTALQQEISQKKKQINQKLQSAKARLETLQGLRAGAEEVVPKPILSRYQFIRARLSQPVVVSVGEGICKGCNISIPPQTYNVLQKGEQILSCPNCQRIIYWSEHFAKEEETEESKAAAA; translated from the coding sequence TTGTATTTGAAACAGGTCGAGCAGTTGGTTGCGTTACAGATGATTGATGACGAGATCATGCAGTTGAACACATTCCTGAAAAGTGCTCCTGCCGAGATGGAGCGGATGGAGTCGCGCCTTCTTGAGCTGAAAGAAACGGTGGCGCACCTCAAGGAGACGATCGCCATGATCGTTACGCAGCGGGACCAGTTGGACAGGGATATCGAAGACACCGGGATGAAGATCAAGAAAAGCAAGAACAAGCTGATGATGGTCAATAATTCCAAGGAGCATCAGGCCATGATGCGCGAGATCGACAACTTGGAAAAGACCAACCGCGGCCGGGAAGAGGAAAAAATTTCGCTCTTGGAGGAACTCGCGAGACAGGAGGAAAGCCTGGCGGCCTCACAGTCCGAGCTGACGGCCTTGCAGCAGGAGATTTCCCAGAAAAAGAAGCAGATCAACCAGAAGCTGCAGTCGGCCAAGGCCCGGTTGGAGACACTGCAGGGATTACGCGCTGGAGCCGAGGAGGTTGTCCCCAAGCCGATCCTCAGTCGGTATCAATTCATCCGGGCCCGGCTTTCCCAGCCGGTGGTGGTTTCCGTGGGCGAGGGGATCTGCAAAGGGTGCAATATCAGCATTCCGCCGCAGACCTACAATGTGCTGCAGAAAGGAGAGCAGATTCTCAGTTGTCCCAACTGCCAACGGATCATTTACTGGTCCGAGCACTTTGCCAAGGAAGAGGAAACGGAAGAAAGCAAGGCCGCGGCGGCCTGA
- the ispD gene encoding 2-C-methyl-D-erythritol 4-phosphate cytidylyltransferase has product MPPIPLRPPNTSTLHPWAVVLAAGKSSRLGEAGVETRKQFLQWQGVPLFWHSVRVFARTAGLRGVVVVFPAEELATGEAWVRRLIDAEQPGIPVTVVQGGTLRQDSVRHGLAGLPRECDVVFVHDAARPFVRPALVVRLLTELRDTSAVGVVPGLPVTDTVKQVHEGRVLSTPDRASLQAVQTPQVFLRVLLEKAHQHCRQYGWTVTDDASVVERLGAEVRVVPGDVGNIKITHPDDLNLLKELTVPAISVPCVGFGYDVHRFGPGRPLRLGGVPFPGAPEIIAHSDGDVLLHALADALLGCLGKGDIGELFPDSDARYAGIDSAVLVSEVLELVRRGGLQLTHVDLTIVAQVPKVAPRREEIRRNVARLLELEYGQIGVKASTEEGLGFTGAKQGIKAMAVVTAMRPSGPKNAEH; this is encoded by the coding sequence ATGCCCCCCATTCCCTTGCGACCACCAAATACTTCCACACTCCACCCCTGGGCCGTTGTCCTGGCCGCCGGCAAAAGTTCCCGCCTGGGAGAGGCCGGTGTAGAGACCAGGAAACAGTTTTTGCAATGGCAGGGTGTCCCGCTGTTTTGGCACAGCGTGCGGGTTTTCGCCCGCACGGCCGGGCTGCGTGGGGTGGTGGTGGTTTTTCCCGCTGAGGAACTGGCGACAGGCGAGGCCTGGGTGCGCCGGCTCATTGATGCAGAGCAGCCGGGAATCCCCGTAACGGTTGTGCAAGGGGGCACGCTTCGCCAGGATTCGGTCCGGCATGGATTGGCCGGTCTTCCCCGTGAGTGTGACGTTGTGTTCGTCCATGATGCCGCTCGACCGTTTGTTCGGCCTGCCCTGGTGGTTCGTTTGTTGACCGAACTGCGGGATACGTCCGCGGTGGGGGTTGTCCCCGGCCTGCCTGTGACCGACACCGTGAAGCAGGTTCATGAAGGCCGGGTGCTGTCCACCCCGGATCGGGCCTCGTTGCAGGCTGTCCAGACCCCACAAGTTTTCCTGCGCGTGCTTCTTGAAAAAGCCCACCAACATTGCCGGCAATACGGATGGACGGTCACGGACGACGCCTCGGTGGTGGAGCGGTTGGGCGCTGAAGTCCGGGTCGTGCCCGGTGACGTCGGCAACATCAAGATCACCCACCCGGATGACCTTAACCTGCTCAAGGAGCTTACCGTGCCGGCCATATCCGTACCCTGCGTGGGCTTTGGCTACGACGTGCATCGCTTCGGTCCGGGACGCCCGCTGCGATTGGGTGGCGTTCCGTTTCCCGGTGCTCCGGAAATCATCGCCCACTCCGATGGGGATGTGCTCCTGCACGCCCTGGCCGACGCCCTTTTGGGGTGTCTGGGGAAAGGCGACATTGGCGAGTTGTTTCCGGATTCGGACGCCCGGTATGCCGGGATTGACAGTGCCGTCCTGGTATCCGAAGTCCTGGAGCTGGTCCGCCGCGGTGGGCTTCAATTGACCCATGTGGATTTGACCATTGTCGCCCAGGTGCCGAAGGTCGCCCCCCGGCGGGAGGAAATCCGGCGCAATGTGGCCAGGCTGCTGGAGCTGGAATATGGTCAGATCGGGGTCAAGGCCAGTACGGAAGAAGGTTTGGGCTTTACCGGCGCCAAACAGGGTATCAAGGCCATGGCCGTGGTCACGGCCATGCGTCCTTCTGGGCCCAAAAACGCTGAACACTGA
- the cysS gene encoding cysteine--tRNA ligase: MLLYNSLHGKKEPFAPLREDHVRLYVCGITAYDYCHIGHARSAVVFDVLVRYLRFRGWKVTFVRNFTDIDDKIIARAAAEGISPEAVAEKYIAAFYEDMDHLGILRADFEPRATEHIPGMIRLSESLIAKGYAYATDQGDVYFRVRSFPGYGRLSGRNIEEMRSGARVEPGESKEDPLDFALWKSTKPGEPSWSSPWGPGRPGWHLECSVMSEELLGLPLDIHGGGQDLTFPHHENEMAQSMADTGKEFARFWVHNGFVQVNAEKMSKSLGNFVTIRDILAKFQPEVLRFFLVSKHYRSPLDFSYSSMEESEKALQRIYQTIALLQEHGGRSKWSNAELPPEMMAELTTLENEWTRSMADDVNTAGALGHVFGAVRLANRMLENKGWQKSSGGRDLGARILHDLQKWGQVMGVFADKPEQWLEQLKQTRILRNNLDVSQVEQLLAARQDARLARDFQRADTLRAELSTMGVAVRDTPDGQRWDVL, from the coding sequence ATGCTTTTATACAACAGTTTGCATGGAAAAAAAGAACCCTTTGCGCCGTTGCGGGAGGACCACGTTCGTCTCTACGTTTGCGGAATCACGGCATATGATTATTGCCATATCGGTCATGCCCGGTCGGCCGTGGTGTTCGATGTCCTGGTCCGGTACCTGCGTTTCCGCGGCTGGAAGGTCACCTTTGTCCGTAACTTTACGGATATCGACGACAAGATCATTGCCCGGGCAGCTGCCGAGGGCATCAGTCCGGAAGCCGTGGCAGAGAAATACATCGCCGCATTCTACGAGGATATGGACCACCTCGGCATTCTGCGCGCGGATTTTGAACCGCGGGCTACCGAGCATATTCCCGGCATGATCCGACTCTCGGAATCGCTCATCGCCAAGGGATATGCCTATGCCACGGACCAGGGCGACGTCTATTTCCGTGTGCGATCCTTTCCTGGCTATGGTCGGCTGTCCGGTCGAAATATCGAGGAAATGCGCTCCGGCGCCCGTGTGGAGCCGGGTGAAAGCAAGGAGGATCCTCTGGACTTTGCCCTCTGGAAATCCACAAAACCTGGAGAACCGTCTTGGTCGAGTCCTTGGGGCCCCGGACGTCCGGGGTGGCATCTGGAGTGTTCGGTGATGAGCGAGGAGCTTTTGGGCCTGCCGCTGGATATACATGGCGGAGGCCAGGATCTGACCTTTCCGCACCATGAGAACGAGATGGCTCAGTCCATGGCGGACACGGGCAAGGAGTTCGCCCGTTTCTGGGTGCATAACGGCTTTGTGCAGGTCAATGCCGAGAAGATGTCCAAGTCTCTGGGCAATTTTGTGACGATTCGGGATATTCTGGCCAAATTCCAGCCCGAAGTTCTGCGTTTTTTTCTGGTCTCCAAACACTATCGCAGCCCCTTGGATTTTTCATATTCCTCCATGGAGGAGTCGGAAAAGGCTTTGCAACGTATCTACCAGACCATTGCCCTGCTCCAGGAGCACGGCGGGCGTTCCAAATGGAGCAATGCGGAGCTGCCGCCCGAGATGATGGCCGAGCTGACCACCCTGGAGAATGAATGGACCCGCTCCATGGCAGACGATGTGAATACTGCCGGGGCGCTGGGACATGTTTTTGGTGCCGTGCGGTTGGCCAACCGCATGCTGGAAAACAAGGGCTGGCAGAAGAGCAGCGGCGGTCGCGACCTGGGGGCGCGAATCCTGCATGATCTCCAAAAGTGGGGGCAGGTCATGGGGGTGTTTGCGGACAAGCCGGAACAATGGCTGGAGCAGTTGAAACAGACCCGGATCTTGCGCAACAACCTGGATGTCTCCCAGGTGGAGCAGCTGCTTGCCGCCCGACAGGATGCCCGTCTGGCCAGGGATTTCCAACGGGCCGACACGCTGCGCGCCGAACTGAGCACCATGGGCGTAGCGGTCCGGGACACACCGGACGGTCAACGTTGGGACGTACTCTAG
- a CDS encoding sensor histidine kinase produces the protein MRTLREQAEARITEHDLLPVEKMSPAEIKELIHDYQVHQFELQIQNEELRRTQNLLEQARDRFDQLFNVAPVGYLVLEDHGVILQVNETFANMVGLPVQKIHGQSLSNFLSPEDRKIFLGRFRAFFRSPDGKVMDLALAGVEGVLPVRCIGRREYGAMPSASWGEQAFLLLILSDIRGQVAAEEALRRSEERNRAMLRAVPDAMFLHCRSGAYLDCRSSNPDQLPASPETLSGKRLDEVLPLDLAEEMLGRFADAMASGETQMLEYELDQGLGKRVFEARITPVDAQQLLTIVRDVTQQRKMEDVLLRREREFRGLSERLQLELSRREHLEELKDNVARIVRHDLKSPLNAVINLPSLIAESETLSDHGLEMLSMISISGHKMLNLLNESVQLYKLEAGDYTFQGEWLELDQEIHRVGQEVEHLLRRKRIQLHIEHGKHGTEQMDTSRVYGDKAILPFLLSNLIKNAVEAAPEDTTVTVRVAMDLPPERHEPEIRLELHNWGTVPEAIRSTFFEKYATHGKPDGTGLGTYSAMLIAQAHRGTIAMTTSDERGTTITIRLPQPVSSA, from the coding sequence ATGAGAACGTTGCGCGAACAGGCCGAGGCCCGGATTACCGAGCACGATCTTCTGCCCGTGGAGAAGATGTCCCCGGCGGAGATCAAGGAACTGATCCATGATTACCAGGTGCATCAGTTCGAATTGCAGATCCAGAACGAAGAGCTGCGACGGACGCAGAATCTGCTTGAACAGGCCAGAGACCGTTTCGATCAGCTCTTCAACGTCGCTCCTGTCGGCTATTTGGTGCTGGAGGATCACGGTGTGATCCTCCAGGTCAACGAGACCTTTGCCAATATGGTCGGCCTCCCGGTGCAGAAGATTCATGGACAGTCTCTGAGCAACTTTCTTTCCCCCGAGGATCGCAAGATTTTTTTGGGACGATTCCGGGCATTTTTCCGGAGTCCGGATGGAAAAGTCATGGATCTGGCCCTGGCCGGAGTCGAGGGTGTCCTGCCGGTCCGTTGCATCGGCCGACGGGAGTATGGGGCAATGCCCTCCGCTTCATGGGGGGAGCAGGCTTTTCTGCTATTGATTCTCAGTGACATTCGCGGACAGGTTGCGGCCGAGGAGGCCCTGCGCCGCAGCGAGGAGCGCAACCGGGCAATGTTGCGGGCTGTTCCGGACGCTATGTTTTTGCATTGTCGCAGCGGAGCCTACCTTGACTGCCGTTCCTCCAACCCGGATCAACTCCCAGCCTCTCCCGAAACCTTGTCCGGCAAGCGACTGGACGAGGTCCTGCCTCTTGACCTTGCCGAGGAAATGTTGGGTCGATTCGCGGATGCCATGGCTTCCGGGGAGACCCAGATGCTGGAGTATGAGCTGGACCAGGGTCTTGGAAAACGAGTTTTCGAGGCCCGGATTACCCCGGTAGATGCCCAACAACTCCTGACCATTGTTCGTGATGTGACCCAGCAGCGCAAAATGGAAGATGTGCTCTTGCGACGCGAACGCGAATTCCGAGGTCTCTCGGAAAGGCTGCAGTTGGAGTTGTCACGACGGGAGCACCTGGAGGAACTCAAGGACAATGTGGCCCGGATCGTGCGTCACGACTTGAAGAGTCCGCTCAATGCGGTGATCAATCTGCCGTCGCTCATCGCGGAGTCGGAAACGCTCTCTGACCATGGCCTGGAAATGCTGAGCATGATCAGTATCTCCGGACACAAGATGCTGAATCTGCTCAATGAATCCGTACAGCTCTACAAGCTGGAGGCCGGGGACTACACTTTTCAGGGGGAATGGCTGGAGCTGGATCAGGAGATCCATCGGGTCGGACAGGAAGTGGAACATCTGCTTCGGAGAAAGCGGATTCAGCTGCATATCGAACATGGAAAACACGGCACTGAACAGATGGACACGTCCCGGGTTTATGGAGACAAGGCCATTCTGCCGTTTTTGTTGTCCAATTTGATCAAAAATGCCGTTGAAGCCGCACCGGAGGACACCACCGTCACGGTTCGGGTAGCCATGGACCTCCCACCGGAACGCCATGAACCGGAGATCCGATTGGAACTGCATAACTGGGGTACGGTTCCCGAAGCGATTCGGAGCACGTTTTTTGAGAAGTACGCCACCCATGGAAAACCAGACGGCACCGGCTTGGGCACGTACTCGGCCATGCTCATCGCCCAGGCCCATCGCGGAACCATTGCCATGACCACCTCCGACGAGCGGGGGACGACCATTACCATCCGCTTGCCGCAACCAGTATCCTCGGCATGA
- a CDS encoding NlpC/P60 family N-terminal domain-containing protein, with protein MTTPLFVRICCCLAVALMVSACAPKLPPPGEVLDLRLLPQNAARYVPMPEDNQPLISPMQQEQLAQTFRTRYFAPWDDREVSSDDGPDLFWGLRRYRDRIVFGENLLPVPEGWLEEMTRRTAPDSFPALVHPAVTVTPTSLRVLPSHKPVFNNPAAPGQGFPFDMLQNSLIPAGTPVRVVHASPDGDWYLAMAPHVSGWVRPWEVAWVDQPVMEAMRDADLVAVTRDGEVLRTAQGMYALHGRVGMLLPLCPLPAPAGTIAVQAPQRRADGWAELKCGFIADSAIESWPLPATWGRYVRVLDGLLGQPYGWGGMYENRDCSALIQDVQALFGIALPRNSRAQALAGRVVDLAGLDAAQKEQRILELGVPLLTIVNMPGHVLLYLGPDPVSGRPVMLHALWGLRIQEPRAWRAQHATPGRWVLGRTVITTLTPGAELPGLLRPEGMLVERVTSMTILVDP; from the coding sequence GTGACGACACCCCTTTTCGTGCGGATCTGTTGCTGCCTGGCTGTGGCGTTGATGGTATCCGCGTGCGCGCCCAAATTGCCGCCGCCGGGCGAGGTCCTGGACCTGCGCCTGCTGCCCCAGAACGCTGCCCGTTACGTGCCCATGCCGGAGGATAACCAGCCCCTGATTTCTCCCATGCAGCAGGAGCAATTGGCCCAAACATTTCGCACGCGATACTTTGCGCCGTGGGATGACCGGGAAGTGAGTAGTGATGATGGTCCGGACCTGTTCTGGGGATTACGCCGCTACCGGGACAGGATTGTTTTTGGTGAAAATCTTCTGCCTGTCCCGGAGGGTTGGCTGGAAGAGATGACCCGGCGCACTGCACCGGATTCCTTTCCCGCCCTGGTCCATCCGGCGGTGACCGTCACCCCGACGTCGCTTCGCGTTTTGCCGTCCCATAAGCCGGTATTCAACAATCCAGCTGCGCCCGGACAGGGTTTTCCCTTTGACATGCTTCAGAATTCCCTGATCCCGGCGGGAACACCTGTTCGGGTGGTGCATGCCTCCCCGGACGGCGACTGGTATCTGGCAATGGCCCCGCACGTTTCCGGATGGGTGCGTCCCTGGGAAGTGGCCTGGGTGGATCAGCCCGTGATGGAAGCGATGCGGGATGCGGATCTGGTCGCGGTGACCCGTGATGGAGAGGTCCTGCGGACCGCGCAAGGCATGTATGCCCTGCACGGGCGAGTGGGCATGCTCCTGCCGCTGTGTCCTCTGCCCGCGCCTGCCGGGACCATTGCCGTGCAGGCTCCGCAACGTCGGGCCGACGGGTGGGCGGAGCTCAAATGCGGCTTTATCGCGGACAGCGCCATAGAATCCTGGCCACTGCCGGCAACTTGGGGCCGGTATGTTCGTGTTCTGGACGGCCTTCTGGGGCAACCCTACGGCTGGGGCGGAATGTATGAGAACCGGGACTGTTCCGCGCTGATCCAGGATGTGCAGGCTCTGTTTGGCATTGCTCTGCCCAGAAATTCCCGGGCCCAGGCTCTGGCGGGGAGGGTTGTGGATCTTGCAGGGCTTGATGCGGCACAAAAGGAACAACGCATACTGGAGCTTGGCGTGCCTTTATTAACCATCGTCAACATGCCGGGTCACGTGCTGCTGTACCTCGGTCCGGACCCGGTCTCAGGCCGCCCCGTGATGCTGCATGCCCTTTGGGGTTTGCGCATCCAGGAACCGCGAGCCTGGAGGGCGCAACACGCCACGCCCGGCCGTTGGGTTCTGGGGCGAACCGTGATCACCACGTTGACCCCCGGGGCGGAGCTTCCCGGACTGCTCAGGCCCGAAGGAATGCTGGTGGAGCGGGTAACCAGCATGACCATTCTGGTCGATCCATAG
- a CDS encoding FUSC family protein has protein sequence MASWIGQHRFFSEHLRHGIKTGLAAVLAYTIVTAFGLAYGFWGVLSAVIVMQINVADSLQMCWNRLTGTAIGAAIGLLTLLTLPGPGWPTALGLLLSVGFCAYMTRYNPRYTMAAITVVILVVAGSEEERKILFGIYRILEIGIGVGSAFLVTVLIWPHRAGSTLREQMRDNFAEASRCATILVEAFLSRQTAVPSDLLHDINARSRQARELLTKALGHERLVSSEDLDALSRRVTALENCVEQMRAMLHVLNDFDEGEGYEIIMAAQVRELVQAVSEVMVSIGEGRDAALDELEKAVDAFELRLEELRAAGVTRRFNLHKLLQVFSFLHAMESMAKGLLKTRSNVAV, from the coding sequence GTGGCTTCATGGATTGGTCAACATCGTTTTTTCTCAGAGCACCTGCGGCACGGCATAAAAACAGGCCTGGCCGCAGTCCTGGCCTACACCATCGTAACGGCCTTCGGCCTGGCATACGGCTTCTGGGGAGTGCTTTCCGCGGTGATCGTCATGCAGATCAACGTCGCGGATTCCTTGCAAATGTGTTGGAATCGCCTGACCGGAACGGCCATTGGGGCAGCCATCGGATTGCTCACGCTGCTGACCCTCCCCGGCCCCGGCTGGCCCACGGCTTTGGGATTGCTGCTGTCCGTCGGATTCTGCGCGTACATGACCCGCTATAACCCACGCTACACCATGGCCGCGATCACCGTGGTGATCCTCGTGGTCGCCGGCAGCGAAGAGGAGCGGAAAATCCTCTTCGGAATCTATCGCATCCTGGAAATCGGCATTGGGGTCGGCAGTGCGTTCCTGGTCACGGTCCTGATCTGGCCGCACCGGGCCGGCAGCACCTTGCGTGAACAAATGCGCGACAATTTCGCCGAGGCATCACGCTGCGCCACGATACTGGTTGAAGCCTTTCTTTCCCGGCAAACCGCAGTACCGTCGGATCTGCTGCACGACATCAACGCCAGATCCCGGCAGGCCCGTGAACTTCTGACCAAAGCCCTGGGACACGAGCGGCTGGTTTCCTCGGAGGACCTCGATGCATTGAGTCGTCGGGTGACGGCTTTGGAAAACTGCGTGGAGCAAATGCGGGCCATGCTGCACGTGCTCAACGATTTTGATGAGGGGGAGGGGTACGAGATCATCATGGCCGCCCAGGTCCGGGAACTGGTCCAGGCAGTGAGCGAAGTCATGGTTTCCATCGGCGAGGGCCGTGACGCCGCCCTGGACGAACTGGAAAAAGCCGTGGACGCCTTTGAGTTGCGTCTGGAAGAGTTGCGGGCTGCCGGCGTGACCAGGCGGTTCAATTTACACAAACTGCTTCAGGTCTTTTCCTTTTTGCATGCCATGGAGTCCATGGCCAAGGGACTCTTGAAGACCAGAAGCAACGTGGCCGTCTGA